In the Podospora bellae-mahoneyi strain CBS 112042 chromosome 4, whole genome shotgun sequence genome, one interval contains:
- a CDS encoding hypothetical protein (COG:H; EggNog:ENOG503P11C) — translation MTAPSHNDVYYQARLDYIRGLLGDHFGLSNENIAETKITPIQYEADFPFKYNNFVYRLEFPVDISNDGLELLGCVPIPAGARSFIMRLSNADAEGMYQETRVQNEVAILTLASAALRHIKPNIVPRVFGWGGASQGRLGWILQDLMPGVPLDNVFSPTASLEQKTAVLRQMAAILKALQDYPLPKSIQGWGGLTFDSNGAIVSAPMPSVGAGPWSSLENSYRGRLKAALDKADKNPYLKGWRPNGIRDRVDDFIERGLSAQFSDLTSSHDRAIIHADFTSDNLLHDPATGLVTALLDYDFSTILHPAYEFFRSFGPNGGRFTGWIADSDPEGQELLELRRAKLTGKFPSPLPTPRETPNGPGVDWELAQAWEDELQRINVKRPSTIQGIDKLADVDELLGSLTPWRLINTDFLRMNTDEGQRMALRRMGEEQLVAVLDHLRF, via the exons ATGACGGCCCCTTCTCACAACGACGTCTACTACCAGGCGCGCCTTGACTACATTCGGGGACTTTTGGGAGATCACTTTGGTCTTTCTAACGAG AACATAGCGGAGACCAAGATCACACCGATTCAATACGAAGCCGACTTCCCCTTCAAATACAACAACTTCGTATACCGCCTCGAGTTTCCCGTCGACATATCCAATGACGGTCTTGAGCTGCTGGGATGCGTCCCCATTCCTGCAGGTGCTAGGTCGTTTATAATGCGCCTCAGCAACGCTGATGCTGAGGGCATGTACCAAGAGACCCGCGTACAGAATGAAGTCGCTATCCTTACCCTCGCCTCGGCGGCTCTTCGCCACATCAAGCCCAACATCGTCCCCCGCGTCTTCGGCTGGGGTGGTGCTAGTCAAGGGCGTTTGGGCTGGATCTTGCAGGACTTGATGCCCGGAGTGCCGCTTGATAACGTGTTTAGCCCAACCGCGTCCCTGGAACAAAAAACCGCGGTTCTGAGGCAGATGGCGGCTATTCTGAAGGCACTACAAGACTATCCGCTTCCCAAGAGCATTcagggctggggagggttgaCTTTTGACAGCAACGGTGCCATTGTCAGCGCGCCTATGCCTAGCGTCGGTGCCGGGCCATGGTCTTCCCTCGAAAATTCCTACCGAGGCCGACTCAAAGCCGCACTCGACAAGGCAGATAAAAACCCGTATCTAAAGGGATGGCGGCCGAACGGCATCAGAGACCGTGTCGATGATTTCATCGAGCGTGGCTTATCAGCACAATTCTCTGACCTGACATCTAGCCATGACAGGGCTATTATACACGCAGATTTCA CCTCGGACAATCTCCTCCACGACCCTGCGACAGGCCTAGTCACAGCGCTCCTCGACTACGACTTCAGCACTATTCTACACCCTGCCTACGAGTTCTTCCGCTCTTTTGGTCCCAACGGCGGTCGATTTACTGGCTGGATCGCCGACTCAGACCCAGAGGGACAAGAGTTGTTAGAACTTCGGAGAGCCAAGCTGACCGGAAAGTTTCCTTCACCTCTTCCAACACCTAGAGAGACTCCCAATGGTCCAGGGGTTGATTGGGAACTTGCGCAGGCgtgggaggatgagctgCAGAGAATAAATGTCAAGCGGCCTAGCACCATTCAGGGCATCGACAAACTTGCTGATGTCGACGAGCTCTTGGGATCCCTCACACCCTGGAGATTGATCAATACTGACTTTCTGAGGATGAATACGGATGAAGGCCAGAGAATGGCTTTGAGACGTATGGGTGAAGAGCAGCTTGTAGCCGTGTTGGATCATCTTAGGTTCTAG